The window CCTACCAATATCAACAACCTTCCAAAGTTAATCGGTGCTGCGCAAGGCTATATTACAACAGATTTATCAACATCAGAGGAAATTAAAACCGTATTGGGGCTAGCAGTTGGCGGAAAAGTGGAAATTGAGAAGCTGACAATACCAGTTGAAGGTAGCTATAGCTATCAATCGTACAGTCATGCGGGAGAAGTAATCGAAATTGATGTTGATACGAACAAACAGCAAGTGCAAGACTTTCTTAAGTTAGAAGGAGAATAATTTTCTTCTTTACAGCATTTGTACCAGTCGTGATTAAAAAAGTTCCAACGGTTGGTAGTTGTAACACTTTATGAAAAAACATTTTACATGATAAAATAAAATGAATAATAAATTCATAGTTTGACGAGGTGGTCTTTTGGAAAGAGAAAAGGGTTACGAGGATCGGTTAACAAGAGAAAGGTCTTCATTTTTTCAAACAAGGTTTATCCGCTTTTTAGGTGGAAAAAATCTTTTGTTTTTACTCATTACATTATTATTAACTGGATGCATTATTTTTGTATTCAATAAAGTTGATTTTATCTTTTATCCACTTCAGGTTTTATTTGAGGTTGTTATTTTACCAGGTGTATTAGCAATCATAGGTTATTATCTGTTGCGACCGTTTGTTCGGTTAGCAGATAAAAGTGGAAAGGGAAAAGTACCTCGCAGCTTAGTCATTTTAATTTTGTATGTGATCGTAGCAGCACTCATGACTTTACTTTCGCTTCTTGTTTATCCATTTTTACGTGATCAATTTACGAATTTAGTAGAAGAGTTTCCAATGTATTTTATGAAATTTTCACAAACAACTGTTGCGTTTTTAAATAATACGAGAATTCACGAACTACTATCAAATTATAAATTAGATTATGAAAATGTTTTAACGACCGTTACAAATGATCTAGTCTCAACTGTAAAAGATACACTGACGAATGTCGCTTCCACTGTTGCTACTGGTATTACTGGTTTCGTATCTGCCTTGACTGGGATTTTATTATCACTTGTGACAGTACCATTTATTTTGTTTTACTTATTATATGAAGGTGAAAAATTACCGAAGTTTATCTTACGTATTTTCCCACCTCGTGCGCGGAATGAAGTTGGACAAGTTTTGAAAGAAATGGATAAGCAAGTAAGTTCATACATTCTTGGTCAAATATTGGTCTCGATTTGCATTGGTGTCATGATGACGATAGGATTTTTAATTATCGGTCTTGACT is drawn from Lysinibacillus sp. SGAir0095 and contains these coding sequences:
- a CDS encoding AI-2E family transporter, which codes for MEREKGYEDRLTRERSSFFQTRFIRFLGGKNLLFLLITLLLTGCIIFVFNKVDFIFYPLQVLFEVVILPGVLAIIGYYLLRPFVRLADKSGKGKVPRSLVILILYVIVAALMTLLSLLVYPFLRDQFTNLVEEFPMYFMKFSQTTVAFLNNTRIHELLSNYKLDYENVLTTVTNDLVSTVKDTLTNVASTVATGITGFVSALTGILLSLVTVPFILFYLLYEGEKLPKFILRIFPPRARNEVGQVLKEMDKQVSSYILGQILVSICIGVMMTIGFLIIGLDFAFLLGILAMVTSVVPYLGPVIAITPALIIAIVTSPIMLVKLIIVWTVVQLIEGKFITPNIMGKSLSVHPITIIFVLLTFGSLFGVAGVILGIPAYALLKVLVTHLFGLVKRRYNRYERDIENKYDI